CGAATCCCCCCCGCCTTGCTCATTACCCGGGCTGTCAGGCGCAAGCTGCTTCGCCACGCGTGCCTTGTAGTAGATCATGAACATGGCATAGCTACTTTGCATCAGACAGCATGCGAAAGAGGGCATGGTCCGGGGTAACGTGCGGCCCTGCTGCTGTTGGGGATCTAAGAGAGGCTGTGGGACGGGCAGACTGTGGAACATGCGGGAGATGACGAGTGAGGCATGAAGACAGATCTTCGCGGACTGCTGTGTGCTGTAGGGGAACCCGGGTGCGAAGGGATATTGTGAGTACTGGGGCGCGTACGAACTGATTCCCGGGTGGATGTCCGATGAAGTAGAGGATTCGGATGGAGTCATGTATTCTGTCGAGGCTGCTCGTTCAAAGTTGCTTAGGTTTGAGCAGGAGCAGGTGACGTTGTGGATGCCAGAGGGTTTGGTGCTGACGGTTGTAGCGGCGTTGTTTTGGTTTGCTGCTGTCAGGTCGCAATGCCTTTTGATGAACAGGGGGATGTCCGAAAAGGCTCGGAAGCGGTGCGTTTTGATTTGTGCACTGGGGTCATTGTTAGCTGGATTGACATAGGTATGAACGGGCGATCAGCTCGAACCTGGATAGCTTTATTCTGGATATTGCGCGTATGCTTTGTGCTGTTATGGATTCGTTGTGATCGCCGAAATCGGATGCCTGGGGTAGAAGGGGGAGTAGCTCCGCTTGTGCAATCACGGAGTGGGTCCAGGCATCCAGTTGCTGCATTCGTTCGAACATATAGTACATCCCTGATTGGGACgagaggcatttgttcaGATCCCCAATAAACTGAGTTGCTGACACAAGCACTTGTTGGGCTTGTATAAAAATAGCCCAACCCTGAAGACCGGTTAGCAGTAAGAAGATGGATAAtcaagagatcttgaaggagTACCAACCTCAGTGTCTGATGAAAACGATGGATATGGAGTCGTGAACTGCGGGTCATTGATGACAATGGCAGGCATCTGTTTCCGTATTAGCCCCAGACCATGTTTGAAGAGCTATACTACTCACCGTAGTGCTAACAATAGATCCTTGCATTACACAATAATACTAAACCATAATCAGTTTAGGAATCCATGAAAGATGAGGGATACAAACCGTCATCCACCAGGCTCTCCGTCGCGCCTCCGAAAATTCATCATTCCCGTTTTGAGCATGAAGTGACTTGTCCAAAGCAATCGCAAGAGCCTGGCCAGCACGATATCGCATCTTGAGCAAGTTGCCGCGTTGGGAGTATTCATAAACTGAAAGTACCAAGAGAGCCAGGAGGCACTCATAGTCCACCGGAGTTTGCGAGTGGAATCTTTCCCGACCAACAAAAGGACGTGCGGCAGACAATGCCTGTCCGGGATCAGTGGAGGACACATCAAGATCACACTCCGTTTCGATTGTTGAATGGGCCAGTTGGGCGAATGTATGCGCATACGTTCTGCGCTGCAGAACAGACGCCGCGGACGATGGCTCAAGATCACTTGGATGCGGAATCAGCGCCAAGACTGCAGATAGTGCAAGACTTAGAGGTGACCGGGGCCGGTACATCATCGTTGGTTCAGATGTACTCGAACATGGGACAGAGCAGTTCAACGGCCGATCTCGGCATGGTGGTGATGCCCGTGGCGGAAGAATGGGGAAATAGTTGTGAATAAAGTCGTAGTAGGCATTTAATCTAGTGATGTTAGGCCATGTATCACAACTTGCAGAAAGATACTTACATCTCAGGCTCGCTTCCATACGTCCTTACGAAAGGTTGAGCGTTATTCAGGGGTGGTGTAATCAAAGGCACCTGCATGTGCGACTGGCTACCATCACCAGTGAAGAAGCTTTGGAACATGGAGGGAATTTCAGATTGGAAATCTAGATGTCTCAAACCTGCGCCAGGCAGAGAGAGTTCATCAATCTGGTTGAACATTCCCGGTGCTAAATTTCAGTAAGCATATcgcttttggggggggggggggggggaggggtaTGAGGCCGACGACATACTTTCTTCAAACTCCGGGGGGGAGGGAATAGCATTATACAGAGCATCGTCATGTCTCGATTCCTGTTCTGGTGATAAGgaggacttcttcttctttttgcgTGGCCCGCCTCGTTTGCTAGGTAAATAAGAACATTCCCTGTCTTTGCTCACGCACTAAAGTGAAAGTCAGTCTATGCAATGAACATTGAACAGTCGCGATCCACTATATAAACGATCAAAAAGCACTGGAAGTACAGAGTACAAAGAGAACGCACATTTGCGCATGGCATCTGGCCGCCACATCGTGTTCTCGAAGCCCGACTAGAATAATATTAGTGGAGAAGTtcctcccttttttttcacggGATTTGCTCACCAAGGCAGACAGGCTACCTTAACTGGTGGTTTAGCAAACTTCTTGCGAACCGACCGAGGCGCCGTCGAGGCCAGCCCGTTATAATTGTGAAAAGGGTCGACCATGGTGATACTAGATATGGGGTACCTCCAATAATCTACAGAACCATTGATTTGAAAATGCACCTCCTGGGTGTCTTTGCAACCGAATCCTAGTTGAGATGGATCATTTTGCGGGCTTAATGAAAATCGCAAGTCCGAAAGGGCGCTGATATAGAGACTTCCGTGTAATTGCTTGATCTTCGCAAATCCCGAGCCGTGGGGAGGTTCGGGATCTGCTTTTTCGTAATTCAGCACAGAGGCGATCAAGTCCAACCCCAAATTGGATGGTGCCAAAAATGTTGGGTATATGTAGAATATTCCAAACGgataatttttgaattgatCGGGAGAtgttttccttcttcttcctcgacaCAACGGGAAGAGAgacagagaaaaaaaaaaaagaaacggaAATTCTGATGTTTTAAAGGATTTCAAAGTTCGGTGAACGTACCGATACGACAGATACTCGTATCAAGTGACATTGGAGGGAGGAAAGACCTGTAATTTTACTGGCCTAAAACAATTTATCACGTTGATCCACGCGCTATAGAAGCGCGAATGATGGAGCCTCTGAGCCTATTTTTATTCTCCAGGCTGATTCAGCATGGCTTCCATCCATCCAAACAGGCTCGGAAATAATTCGGACTCTGGAGATATCTCAAATCGATCCTGAAAAATTGCTCAGTATAATATAGCACAATATACTCGATGCACATGATGATGGAGGGTTGGAATACATTTGCTAGAGTCTCTGTTGTGGGTGGGATTAGCCCACCCAAGTTGCCAGCGGTCAATTTTGATAATCATGTTACTTCTTGCTATGTAATCAGTTGGTTGTGTATTCGACTTGTAAGGTATCCCTGATCCATTTCTCCACAGCTGAGCATATTCCAGGATGCCACTATGAATGTTCCGATTTTAAACATAGGATCAATCCAAGGTGATCAGGAATTCAGAGTACATAGTCAAATACAAGATCTGGGGTTGGGACGAAGGAGTCCAAGAAGGATCATTTCATAGATCCGAGCATTATTATGATGTGTATGGAGGTGTAACAATATGCAGAAAATACGGGCAGAAATCTGAACGCTAGGAGatccactgtggaggtgggcTTGCTGGACTGGTGTAGGCATTGGCGATCGATGTCAATTGACTATCCACAGGTGCAGAATCTGATTCGTCATTGAACTTAAGCGTGGGCCTTGCCTTTCCCAAGGGGGAGCTTAATACCCGCAGCATACCGCACGCTATCCCAGACACTATCCCGAACTTGCACAGGGAGCTTGTGTCCTTTCAAGAACTGGTCGATCAACCACATTCCGACCACAAATTCCTCACGCACCAAAAGTCCAATGTTTTGGTGATCGACTAAATCCCACACTTGCTCCAAAATCATCTCCGGTAGGCGACTGCGGGACCAAATTTCCCGGACTACCAGGTTGAAAACCATATCCGAGGCATTAGGTGGCCATGGCCCGGTTCCACTGGGATCGGGAGGGATGAGAAGCCCTTTATTAGAGGCCCAGACGCCTTCGTAACGTTTGCGTTCCTTCTCGGTAACCTCACGTCGCCAACGCTTACGGTCGCCCTCCTTGTGTTTGTGGGGGTGTTTGTGCAGGGGGTTTCTGTGTTTTCGGTGGTCGGCATCGGTGGGTTTCGGCCTGCCGCGTAGGGTCATCGGCATGCTCTTCGGTGGACTTGGCGTCCTTGGTAGATGACTCTGGGATTGGTGTGCCAAATGTAGAATGGATCGTGCCCCTCGTCGCTGCGGAGGAAGTGGCGGGGGAGCTCTGATAGATGGGGACGCTCGTGCTGATGCCAGGGAGGAGGCAATAATTGCATTGGAAAGGGATTCCTCACTCATGCCAATGGAGTCGTCTATTATGCTGGAGGTGCTTGTCGTATGTGACTGGCTTGATACAGATACCTCGCTCGGTGTCGAGGGTCGGCGTACTGCAACAACTCCATGGTTTCTCATAGACCCTCGTGATGGAGGCACACGCGGTGGAAGCTTGGGTTTCGGCTCATCTGCCGGTAAAGAAGAACCGCGAGACTCTATGGAGGGGCCGGGGCTTGGTTCTCGACTATCCTGATCTTCTAGAGTTGTCCTAGATTGCTGGGGTGAGGAGCGCCCGTAGATAGGCAGATGCGAGTCAGATTTTAAGCCATTTTCGTGCAGCATGCGATCTAAGGGATTATGGCTCCCCTGTATCGAGCGAAGAGGTGTCGGTGCTGGCAGCTGTCGCTTTTCTAGTGAGGGTGGAACCTGGCTCGCGCTTCGTACTGCACCTGCGCCAAGTCTGGCAGTTGTCGGCGGAGCACTGGTGTCCCGTGCAGGGGACCTTGATGCAGCGAGCCGTGCGGCAATTTGGGAGGCCGAGGAGAGAGCGGTGGCTGAACTTCGTCCCCTCACACTTGAAAATGTACTGGCTGGAGGTGACAGTGGTCTGGCCAATCTCCCGATCTTATCCTTTACAGAGCCCACTTCGGGGGCGTCGGATCCAGTCCTCTGATGAGCCAGAGGGCGATAATCGCTTGCCATTACAGCAGTAGCAGAAGATCTAGCCTTCACATTGGGTGAGGAATCCCTGGAGTGTTGGAATGCAAGCGTGGCGCCTTGTAGAGCGTCATTCCGGGCCACACCCAACCGCTGGTTCGCGGAAGCGGCCTCGCCATTCATGGAATCGATTCCCCACAAAAATTGGTAAGTATGCGAGTTATGAGATTTGAAACAAGGACGATATCAAGATGATCGGGATGGTCCTGCGATTTGATTTTTTGAGATGTTTAGGGGGAAATCTCGACGGGAAATGGCCGTGCACGCGACCGTACACGCTTCTTCTACGCGACTATGGTGTGTACCCCTTATAGAGTACACACATAGAATCACGTATCAGTTTGAAATCAAATTCAGATCCTAAATCTTTATGGCCACCTTATTTTATACATGTCTAACAACGTGACGGTACTCGATCATCTCCGCACTATTTACCCCAGACTTTAATTAACCGAGCCGTTGATTCATCCGTTCTCCGCTTTActttcccccctccccatctgcatctgcatctgcAATGTGATTTATATGTCAGAGTGGCTTGTGGAAATGCCATCCGCTTCTCTGAAGCACAATCGGAGTCATGTCGGGTAAAGACAATCCCGAGGATCCCGAGATTGGAACACCTGGAAGGTCCGAAGTTCGAGATACAGATCAGAATGCAGACGAATTTATTGCCAGTCACATCCAATGCTCAGTGTGTAGCAGTACCTTCCGGCGACCGGAGCATTTGAAGCGACACCTGCGGAGTCACACTAAGGAGAAGCCGTTCGAGTGTGCCCAGTGCGGCCGGCATTTTTCAAGAACGTATGCGCGCGTGGGTTATAGCTATGCTTGCGTCGAATTACACGCTAATCAACCACCAGCGACACCCTTCATCGACATGAGCTGAGTCACCATGCACCAGGGACAGGGGGGAAAGACCGCACCCACCGAATTACTGTCAAAACCTTTCGAGCATGCTTTAGTTGCGCAACTGCCAGAGTAAGATGTAGCGGCGGCGCGCCATGTGGACGGTGCGATACTCGCTCACTCGAATGTCAGTACCCCACACAAAGGCGGTCCAAAACAAAAGACAGGAGAGATTCCGTGCAAGAAGCCGATGCGCAGAATGATAACCTCAGACCCATGCGCCGAGATTTGAACGCAACTTCTAGTCAAAGCCAGTTTTCTATACACCTGCAAAATAAGTCGAGCTTACCCAAAGCTTCGCTCAATGATGTATCATCCACCCCCGGCAGTGATCACACAAAACAAATACCGCGAAATACACACTCCATTTCAGACGCCTCGAATCCTCGTTTCT
Above is a genomic segment from Penicillium digitatum chromosome 3, complete sequence containing:
- a CDS encoding Zn(2)-C6 fungal-type DNA-binding domain, which translates into the protein MVDPFHNYNGLASTAPRSVRKKFAKPPVKVACLPCRASRTRCGGQMPCANCVSKDRECSYLPSKRGGPRKKKKKSSLSPEQESRHDDALYNAIPSPPEFEETPGMFNQIDELSLPGAGLRHLDFQSEIPSMFQSFFTGDGSQSHMQVPLITPPLNNAQPFVRTYGSEPEILNAYYDFIHNYFPILPPRASPPCRDRPLNCSVPCSSTSEPTMMYRPRSPLSLALSAVLALIPHPSDLEPSSAASVLQRRTYAHTFAQLAHSTIETECDLDVSSTDPGQALSAARPFVGRERFHSQTPVDYECLLALLVLSVYEYSQRGNLLKMRYRAGQALAIALDKSLHAQNGNDEFSEARRRAWWMTYYCVMQGSIVSTTMPAIVINDPQFTTPYPSFSSDTEGWAIFIQAQQVLVSATQFIGDLNKCLSSQSGMYYMFERMQQLDAWTHSVIAQAELLPLLPQASDFGDHNESITAQSIRAISRIKLSSAQIKTHRFRAFSDIPLFIKRHCDLTAANQNNAATTVSTKPSGIHNVTCSCSNLSNFERAASTEYMTPSESSTSSDIHPGISSYAPQYSQYPFAPGFPYSTQQSAKICLHASLVISRMFHSLPVPQPLLDPQQQQGRTLPRTMPSFACCLMQSSYAMFMIYYKARVAKQLAPDSPGNEQGGGDSTGQLIEELRQGLERIIGAVSNYSIAFEALDGMRDEIEGAYKTAFQLASA
- a CDS encoding EPS15 homology (EH); translated protein: MNGEAASANQRLGVARNDALQGATLAFQHSRDSSPNVKARSSATAVMASDYRPLAHQRTGSDAPEVGSVKDKIGRLARPLSPPASTFSSVRGRSSATALSSASQIAARLAASRSPARDTSAPPTTARLGAGAVRSASQVPPSLEKRQLPAPTPLRSIQGSHNPLDRMLHENGLKSDSHLPIYGRSSPQQSRTTLEDQDSREPSPGPSIESRGSSLPADEPKPKLPPRVPPSRGSMRNHGVVAVRRPSTPSEVSVSSQSHTTSTSSIIDDSIGMSEESLSNAIIASSLASARASPSIRAPPPLPPQRRGARSILHLAHQSQSHLPRTPSPPKSMPMTLRGRPKPTDADHRKHRNPLHKHPHKHKEGDRKRWRREVTEKERKRYEGVWASNKGLLIPPDPSGTGPWPPNASDMVFNLVVREIWSRSRLPEMILEQVWDLVDHQNIGLLVREEFVVGMWLIDQFLKGHKLPVQVRDSVWDSVRYAAGIKLPLGKGKAHA